A region from the Nesterenkonia lacusekhoensis genome encodes:
- a CDS encoding hemolysin family protein has translation MEWLLLGVGLLLILGNGFFVAVEFSLVALDQPTVQQAIDRGDTRSVPLMKCLKSLSTQLSSCQLGITLNTLLIGYVTEPALGALLEDPLEAIGVPDAAAGAVSLVVAMLIATLLTMLIGELVPKNLAVAEAFRVGRALARPQLIFTAIFRPLIIVLNGFSNKVLHRFGLEVKEELSGARTPEELSAMVRRSANLGTLDEGTATFLDRTLRFSDQTAADVMTPRLRMATVDAEAPVVELIELARRTGYSRFPVLGESVDEVRGVAHVKKAVAVPREKRAGLVAATLMSEATRVPETIHLDSLLPVLREAPLQVAVVVDEYGGTAGVVTLEDLIEEIVGEVADEHDRITPGVLQAASGDWFFPGLLRPDEINAQILELQIPDDAAYETAAGYVLSALGRIAGVGDEVEVAGGRLVVAGVEGRRIDRLRFIPDPEARRAAQEAASARARKLAQERGVHR, from the coding sequence GTGGAATGGCTTCTGCTCGGCGTCGGCCTGCTGCTCATTCTGGGCAACGGCTTCTTCGTCGCCGTGGAATTCTCACTGGTAGCACTCGACCAACCCACCGTTCAGCAGGCGATCGACCGCGGCGACACGCGATCAGTGCCGCTGATGAAGTGTCTGAAGTCGCTGTCCACCCAGCTCTCCAGCTGCCAGCTGGGCATCACGCTGAACACGCTGCTGATCGGTTACGTGACCGAACCTGCCTTGGGGGCTCTGCTCGAGGACCCGCTGGAGGCGATCGGCGTTCCCGACGCCGCGGCCGGGGCTGTCTCTCTGGTGGTGGCCATGCTCATCGCCACGCTGCTGACCATGCTGATCGGTGAGCTGGTGCCCAAGAACCTCGCCGTGGCCGAGGCCTTCCGCGTGGGCCGGGCGCTGGCGCGTCCGCAGCTGATCTTCACTGCGATCTTCAGGCCGCTGATTATCGTGCTCAACGGCTTCTCCAACAAGGTCCTGCACCGCTTCGGTCTGGAGGTCAAGGAGGAGCTCTCCGGTGCGCGCACTCCCGAGGAGCTCTCGGCGATGGTGCGCCGTTCGGCCAACCTGGGCACCCTGGACGAGGGAACCGCCACGTTCTTGGACCGCACTCTGCGCTTCTCCGATCAGACGGCGGCCGATGTCATGACTCCGCGGCTGCGTATGGCCACCGTGGATGCTGAAGCGCCGGTGGTCGAGCTCATCGAGCTGGCCCGTCGCACCGGTTACTCACGGTTCCCGGTCCTCGGCGAGTCGGTGGACGAGGTCCGCGGCGTCGCCCATGTGAAGAAGGCTGTGGCCGTCCCACGGGAGAAGCGGGCCGGCCTGGTGGCCGCCACGCTGATGTCCGAGGCCACCCGAGTGCCCGAGACCATCCACCTGGATTCCCTGCTGCCGGTGCTGCGCGAAGCCCCGCTGCAGGTGGCTGTGGTGGTCGACGAGTACGGCGGCACCGCAGGAGTGGTGACTCTGGAGGACCTCATCGAGGAGATCGTGGGCGAGGTCGCCGATGAGCATGACCGCATCACCCCGGGAGTTCTGCAGGCCGCCTCGGGCGACTGGTTCTTCCCGGGACTGCTGCGTCCGGATGAGATCAACGCCCAGATCCTGGAGCTCCAGATCCCCGACGACGCCGCCTACGAGACGGCCGCGGGCTACGTCCTCTCCGCCTTGGGGAGGATCGCCGGAGTCGGCGACGAGGTGGAGGTCGCAGGCGGCCGTCTGGTGGTGGCCGGCGTCGAGGGGCGGCGGATCGACCGGCTGCGCTTCATCCCCGATCCTGAGGCTCGCCGGGCGGCCCAGGAGGCTGCCTCGGCTCGGGCCCGCAAGCTGGCCCAGGAGCGGGGTGTGCACCGATGA
- a CDS encoding hemolysin family protein, with product MMEELFGLVWLVVLLAGNAFFVAAEFAVLSARRSQIEPQAEQGSKRAKTALYSMEHVSQMLAISQLGITVCSLLILLVSEPAIHHLLTEPMVALGVPYPMASAAAFVVALLFVSFLHVTFGEMVPKNTAVSVADRAVLLVAPPLVFLYRVFLPLIWLLNTFANLTLRAMRVTPRDEVVSTFTLEEMGSIVAESKRGGTVRDESGVIAGALEFSDYTAAAVMVPVDEVVTVPVEVTPKQVEKAVGRTGFSRFVVVDEQGGFTGYVHLKDIMGLPEVRSADPIPVTAVRSLGNMAPSEEVDDCLAQMQRTGSHVARVIDETGATVGVLFLEDILEVLVGEINDATQSRDSRRRHTVEGVS from the coding sequence ATGATGGAGGAGCTCTTCGGACTGGTCTGGCTGGTCGTCCTGCTGGCGGGCAACGCCTTCTTCGTGGCGGCGGAGTTCGCCGTCCTCAGCGCCCGGCGCAGCCAGATCGAGCCCCAGGCGGAGCAGGGCTCCAAGCGTGCCAAGACGGCACTGTACTCCATGGAGCACGTCTCGCAGATGTTGGCGATCTCCCAATTGGGGATCACTGTGTGCTCGCTGCTGATCCTGCTGGTCTCCGAGCCTGCCATCCATCACCTGCTCACCGAGCCGATGGTGGCCCTGGGCGTCCCGTACCCGATGGCCAGCGCCGCGGCCTTCGTGGTGGCCCTGCTGTTCGTGAGCTTCCTGCACGTGACCTTCGGTGAGATGGTCCCCAAGAACACGGCGGTGTCGGTGGCGGATCGGGCGGTGCTCCTCGTGGCTCCGCCTCTGGTGTTCCTGTACCGGGTCTTCCTGCCGCTGATCTGGCTGCTGAACACCTTCGCCAACCTCACGCTGCGCGCCATGAGGGTTACCCCCCGGGACGAGGTCGTCTCCACCTTCACCCTGGAGGAGATGGGCTCCATCGTTGCGGAGTCCAAGCGCGGGGGAACGGTGCGCGATGAGTCCGGTGTCATCGCCGGGGCCCTGGAGTTCAGCGACTACACCGCCGCTGCCGTGATGGTCCCGGTGGACGAGGTGGTCACTGTGCCGGTGGAGGTCACGCCCAAGCAGGTGGAGAAGGCCGTGGGGCGGACCGGATTCTCCCGTTTCGTCGTCGTGGACGAGCAGGGCGGCTTCACCGGATACGTCCATCTGAAGGACATCATGGGGCTGCCCGAGGTCCGGTCTGCTGATCCGATCCCCGTGACCGCCGTGCGCTCGCTGGGCAACATGGCTCCCTCGGAGGAGGTCGACGACTGTCTGGCTCAGATGCAGCGGACCGGCTCCCATGTGGCCCGGGTGATCGACGAGACCGGTGCGACCGTCGGGGTCCTCTTCCTGGAGGACATCCTCGAGGTGCTGGTCGGGGAGATCAACGATGCCACACAGTCACGCGACTCCCGCCGGCGCCATACGGTGGAGGGAGTCAGTTGA
- a CDS encoding metal ABC transporter solute-binding protein, Zn/Mn family, translated as MHSSLLRPAALTAAALLALTACSDDSDGEAGAGGAEGEDTGLLIVAPTDVYADLVQQIVGDTAEVEPLVDNPAIDPHSYEASPQDRLLVEEADVVLANGGGYDSYMNQLADSAGIAEDVYQVIEGDHEHSHEWDGEYENEHIWYDLGLMSSFAQDFSEHMGELAPENAEAYEENAQALSAEIDELLERAQDIDAEGLAYFATEPVSQFLLLDSGFEDLTEEEFLSAVEHGDDVSPRLYQDSMDLVTEGEVDALAYNPQTETHQSQQIREAAEEAGLPLLEFSETFPDDVEDYLAWMEQNISQVEETVEELRA; from the coding sequence ATGCATTCTTCTCTTCTGCGCCCGGCCGCGCTCACAGCGGCCGCGCTTCTCGCCCTGACAGCCTGCAGCGATGACAGTGACGGCGAGGCCGGTGCCGGCGGGGCTGAGGGTGAGGACACCGGGCTGCTGATCGTGGCTCCCACCGATGTCTACGCAGACCTGGTCCAGCAGATCGTGGGGGACACCGCCGAGGTCGAACCTCTGGTGGACAATCCCGCCATCGATCCCCACTCCTATGAGGCCTCTCCGCAGGACCGCCTGCTGGTGGAGGAGGCCGACGTCGTGTTGGCCAACGGCGGCGGCTATGACTCCTACATGAACCAGCTGGCGGACTCTGCCGGCATCGCCGAGGACGTCTACCAGGTCATCGAGGGGGACCACGAACACTCCCACGAATGGGACGGCGAGTATGAGAACGAGCACATCTGGTATGACCTCGGACTGATGAGCAGCTTCGCCCAGGACTTCTCTGAACACATGGGCGAACTGGCCCCGGAGAACGCCGAGGCCTACGAGGAGAACGCCCAGGCGCTCTCCGCCGAGATCGATGAGCTGCTCGAGCGGGCCCAGGACATCGACGCCGAGGGGCTGGCCTACTTCGCCACGGAGCCGGTCTCCCAGTTCCTGCTCCTCGACTCCGGCTTCGAAGACCTGACCGAGGAAGAGTTCCTCAGCGCCGTCGAGCACGGCGACGACGTCTCTCCCCGGCTGTATCAGGATTCCATGGACCTGGTGACCGAGGGCGAGGTCGATGCGCTCGCCTATAACCCCCAGACCGAGACGCACCAGTCCCAGCAGATCCGTGAGGCCGCAGAGGAGGCGGGGCTGCCGCTGCTGGAGTTCAGCGAGACCTTCCCGGACGACGTCGAGGACTACCTGGCCTGGATGGAGCAGAACATCAGCCAGGTCGAAGAGACAGTGGAGGAGCTGCGTGCCTGA
- a CDS encoding ABC transporter ATP-binding protein, which translates to MPEADLDAQHRPVLRLDEATIGFHGRTLWEDLSLELVPGEFLAVLGPNGSGKSTLLKVLLGLQRLDRGRVEISGRPARRGSSRVGYIPQQQTLPVETPLRSRDLIAMGLDGHRFGLRTRPKALHASVDQLLEDVGATDYADMPVGLLSGGEQQRLRAAQALASNPDVLLCDEPLHSLDLHHQQAVTELIRRQAQERDAAVVFVTHEINPVIEHVDRVLYFARGRYRIGTPEEVIRSEVLSDLYDSPVDVIEHRGRLVIMADHIEGDHCDVDHGGVL; encoded by the coding sequence GTGCCTGAGGCGGACCTCGATGCGCAGCACAGACCCGTGCTGCGCCTGGACGAAGCGACGATCGGGTTCCACGGCCGCACCCTCTGGGAGGACCTGAGCCTCGAGCTGGTCCCCGGTGAGTTCCTCGCCGTGCTGGGCCCCAACGGCTCCGGCAAATCGACTCTGCTGAAGGTCCTGCTGGGCCTGCAGCGGCTCGACCGGGGTCGGGTGGAGATTTCCGGACGCCCGGCTCGCCGCGGCAGCAGTCGGGTGGGCTACATCCCGCAGCAGCAGACGCTGCCGGTGGAGACCCCGCTGCGCTCCCGCGACCTGATCGCGATGGGTCTGGACGGGCACCGGTTCGGCCTGCGCACCCGCCCGAAGGCGCTGCACGCCTCTGTGGACCAGCTGCTGGAGGACGTGGGCGCCACCGACTACGCCGACATGCCGGTGGGACTGCTCTCGGGAGGCGAGCAGCAGCGGCTCCGGGCCGCCCAGGCGCTGGCTTCCAATCCTGACGTCCTGCTCTGCGATGAGCCGCTGCATTCCCTGGACCTGCACCATCAGCAGGCGGTGACTGAGCTGATCCGCCGTCAGGCTCAGGAGCGCGACGCCGCCGTGGTCTTCGTGACCCACGAGATCAACCCTGTCATCGAGCACGTGGACCGGGTGCTGTACTTCGCCCGCGGCCGGTATCGGATCGGCACGCCGGAGGAGGTCATCCGCTCCGAGGTGCTCTCCGATCTCTATGACTCTCCGGTGGACGTCATCGAGCACCGTGGCCGCCTGGTGATCATGGCAGACCACATCGAAGGCGACCACTGCGACGTGGACCATGGAGGCGTCCTGTGA
- a CDS encoding GuaB1 family IMP dehydrogenase-related protein: protein MKFLNQPVTDLTYADVFLVPSRSETVSRMETDISADDGTGSTIPLVAANMTSVTGRRMVETMARRGGLGVLPQDVPLEVIRQVTEWVKGCHPVFETPLKVTPQDTVLDVLHLLDKRNHPAVCVIDDEMRLAGIVNAEDGEGVDRFSSVASVMRMPQIRFTAAEVQESGLESIFEQMDAAGADYAPVTEADGTLAGVLTPRGALRSTLFRPTLDAEGRLKVAAAVGINGDVESKASALLEAGVDVLVVDTAHGHQRKMFDALAQVRRAVERTGLVVPIVAGNVVSAQGVRDLVEAGADIIKVGVGPGAMCTTRMMTAVGRPQFSAVLECAEAARELGSHIWADGGVRHPRDIALALAAGASQVMVGSWFAGTHESPGDLLSDAQGRRYKESYGMASSRAVQKRTASEGAFSRARKGLFEEGISTSMMYLDPAKPGVEDLLDSITAGVRSSMTYAGALDLPEFRQRAIVGVQSAAGYEEGKPVSASW, encoded by the coding sequence ATGAAGTTCCTCAATCAACCTGTCACGGACCTGACCTACGCGGATGTCTTCCTGGTTCCGTCCCGTTCTGAGACCGTCTCGCGGATGGAGACCGACATCTCGGCAGATGACGGAACCGGCTCCACCATTCCTCTGGTGGCCGCGAATATGACGTCGGTGACGGGCCGTCGGATGGTCGAGACCATGGCCCGCCGCGGAGGACTGGGGGTGCTGCCCCAGGACGTGCCGCTGGAGGTCATCCGCCAGGTGACCGAATGGGTCAAGGGGTGCCACCCGGTCTTCGAGACCCCGCTGAAGGTGACTCCGCAGGACACGGTGCTCGATGTCCTGCACCTGCTGGACAAGCGCAACCACCCGGCTGTGTGTGTGATCGACGATGAGATGCGCCTGGCCGGCATCGTCAACGCCGAGGACGGCGAGGGGGTGGACCGCTTCTCGTCGGTGGCCTCTGTGATGCGCATGCCGCAGATCCGTTTCACCGCCGCCGAGGTCCAGGAGTCCGGGCTGGAGAGCATCTTCGAGCAGATGGACGCCGCCGGGGCCGACTACGCGCCCGTCACCGAGGCCGACGGCACCCTCGCCGGCGTGCTGACCCCGCGCGGAGCGCTGCGCTCCACGCTGTTCCGTCCCACCCTCGACGCCGAGGGTCGGCTGAAGGTGGCCGCCGCCGTCGGGATCAACGGCGATGTGGAGTCCAAGGCCTCGGCTCTGCTGGAGGCGGGGGTCGATGTGCTGGTGGTGGACACCGCCCACGGCCACCAGCGCAAGATGTTCGATGCGCTGGCTCAGGTGCGCCGGGCCGTGGAGCGGACCGGCCTGGTGGTGCCCATCGTGGCCGGCAACGTGGTCTCGGCCCAGGGGGTGCGGGATCTGGTCGAGGCCGGAGCCGACATCATCAAGGTCGGCGTCGGTCCCGGCGCCATGTGCACCACCCGCATGATGACCGCCGTCGGTCGGCCGCAGTTCTCCGCGGTGCTGGAATGTGCTGAGGCCGCCCGCGAGCTGGGCAGCCACATCTGGGCCGACGGGGGAGTGCGCCACCCCCGCGACATCGCGTTGGCCCTGGCCGCCGGCGCCTCTCAGGTGATGGTCGGCTCCTGGTTCGCCGGGACCCACGAGTCTCCCGGGGATCTGCTCAGCGACGCTCAGGGGCGTCGCTATAAGGAGAGCTACGGCATGGCTTCCTCCCGCGCGGTGCAGAAGCGCACAGCCTCCGAGGGTGCCTTCTCCCGGGCGCGGAAGGGACTCTTCGAGGAGGGCATCTCCACCTCGATGATGTACCTGGACCCGGCCAAGCCCGGAGTGGAGGACCTGCTGGATTCGATCACCGCCGGAGTGCGCTCGTCGATGACCTACGCCGGCGCGCTGGATCTGCCCGAGTTCCGGCAGCGGGCCATCGTGGGGGTGCAGTCCGCAGCGGGCTATGAGGAGGGCAAGCCGGTCAGCGCCAGCTGGTGA